The genomic interval GTCAAGCAATGGTTTTCTTTTCAGAAAAGGATCTACAGAGCTTGTTAAGGCAGTAAATGGAGCTCTTACTGAAATGAAAGAAGACGGCACGTACTTAGAAATATCGAAAAAATGGTTTAATGAGGACGTATCCAAGTAAAGGAATGGATGAATATGTTTTCAAATCAAGAACGCATAGATCGGATTATAGGAATTCTCATTGACTCCTTTTTTCCTATATTAAAAGCTGGAATTCAGTTTACAATTCCCTTAACAATCATCACCTTTGTTTTAGGACTTATACTTGCCCTCTTAATCGCACTTGCACGATTATCAAATGTTAAGGCATTGATTGTACTTGCTAAATTTTATGTTTGGATATTCCGAGGAACTCCACTATTAGTTCAGATTTTTATATTGTTTTATGGTTTACCTAGTTTTGGGGTTACACTAGATCCTTTTCCAGCAGCTGTCATAGCCTTTACATTAAATAAAGGAGCTTACAGTTCAGAAATTATTAGAGCAGCTATTCTTTCCATTCCAAAAGGACAGTGGGAAGCGGCTTTTTCTATAGGGATGACGAAATCCCAGGCTATGAGACGAATCATCATTCCTCAATCTATTCGAGTTACGTTACCGCCATTAGGAAACTCCTTTATCAGTCTGGTAAAGGACACCTCCTTAGCAGCGACTATTACGGTTACTGAACTATTTCAAAAGGGGCAACAAATTGCATCAGTAACATATGAGCCTCTTTGGATTTATATTGAGGTTGCCTTTATTTATCTTATTTTCAGTACAGTACTTTCTTATTTCCAAGAAAAGTTAGAGCTTAGATATGATAAAGGTATAGCGAAGTGATGGAGGTGAAAATATGATTCGAATCAGTAATCTACATAAATGGTTTGATCAGCTTGAAGTGTTAAAAGGAATCGACTTATTGATCCCAAGGGGAGAAACGGCTGTTATTATCGGTCCTTCAGGTTCAGGGAAGACCACTTTACTTCGATGCTTAAACCTATTAGAAATTCCAACTCAAGGAACCATTGAACTTGGAAATAAATCAATTCATTTTGATAAAAGCACAAAATTGACCTCTACAGAAATTGTCTCCTTTCGAAAAAGGACAGGTATGGTTTTCCAAAGTTACAATCTATTTCCGCACCTGACTGCACTTGAAAATATAATAGAAGGTCAGATTATTGTTCTAAAAAAAACAAAAGCTGAAGCGGAAAAAAAGGCAAGGGCCCTTCTCGAAAAGGTTGGTTTATGGGATAGGGCTGACATGTATCCTCATCAATTATCTGGAGGCCAACAACAACGTGTTGGTATCGCTCGAGCCATGGCAATGGAACCTGAAGTTTTGCTGTTTGATGAACCTACTTCTGCGTTAGATCCAGAGCTTGTCGGAGAAGTATTAAAGGTTATTAAGGGTTTAGCTAAAGAGAATATGACACAGGTAATCGTTACGCACGAAATGAATTTCGCTCGAGAGGTAGCAGACCAAGTTATATTCATGGATCAAGGGGTTGTTGTAGAGAAAGGGACTCCTAGTGAAATCTTTCAAAACCCAAAAAACCAACGTACTCTACAGTTTTTGAATAAAGTAGCTGAAAGATAATACACTTCCCCGCAATATTTTAATTACCATCCACTTATATGCTAGTCACTTCTAGTAAAATAATTATTTATAGACTGATCGGTTTTTACCGTTCAGTCTATTTTTTATCAATATATCACAGGAATCTTTGTGCAGACAAAGCTTCAATTCCAAGCTATTTTAGATCAGGTGTTTCCTGAGTATCGAGGTGTTTTTTGTGATTTGTATTCGATGGTTTCTTTGCATATGCTTCGTGAATATCCATCATCAGTATCTTACGGGAGATGAAGACAAGTTAACTAAAATAATCAAAAGGTTGTGTAAAAGCCGTTCTTTAAAGTGGGCAAGTAAAAAGTTCAAGAATTAAAAGCTGCGGCAACTAGGAACCCATTCGAAAGAACTGTGTATCAAAGCCATATTTTAATCCTTAGTATGTACATTGGTTCTAGCAGTATAGAGGTTAGAGAAACGAATCACCTTATCCAAACAGCTACTTATTACACTAATGACAAAAAACAAATTGCAGGATTACTCAAAAAAAGTTCTATTCACGTCCCAATTGAAACTCCATCTAATAACTTATAATCGGGTAATGCGATTGATTGGCCAGCAGTATTCATGGTTCCAGTCAAAAAATTCTATACATAAATTGATTATGATATAATTCAAATTGGAAGGATATAACAACTTCCAAAGATATAATCATACAGCTTTCCTGAATCATCAACAATATAAATTTGATAGAGAGAAGGTTGAGTCATGGAGTATGTGAAGCTTGGGAATACAGGGATGGACGTTTCGCGGATTGCGCTTGGGTGTATGAGTTACGGCGATCCCAAAAGCGGTGTTCATACGTGGACACTGAATGAAGAACAAAGCCGGCCATTTATTAAGAAGGCTCTTGAGCTGGGGATTAATTTTTTTGATACGGCTAA from Peribacillus asahii carries:
- a CDS encoding amino acid ABC transporter permease, whose product is MFSNQERIDRIIGILIDSFFPILKAGIQFTIPLTIITFVLGLILALLIALARLSNVKALIVLAKFYVWIFRGTPLLVQIFILFYGLPSFGVTLDPFPAAVIAFTLNKGAYSSEIIRAAILSIPKGQWEAAFSIGMTKSQAMRRIIIPQSIRVTLPPLGNSFISLVKDTSLAATITVTELFQKGQQIASVTYEPLWIYIEVAFIYLIFSTVLSYFQEKLELRYDKGIAK
- a CDS encoding amino acid ABC transporter ATP-binding protein, which translates into the protein MIRISNLHKWFDQLEVLKGIDLLIPRGETAVIIGPSGSGKTTLLRCLNLLEIPTQGTIELGNKSIHFDKSTKLTSTEIVSFRKRTGMVFQSYNLFPHLTALENIIEGQIIVLKKTKAEAEKKARALLEKVGLWDRADMYPHQLSGGQQQRVGIARAMAMEPEVLLFDEPTSALDPELVGEVLKVIKGLAKENMTQVIVTHEMNFAREVADQVIFMDQGVVVEKGTPSEIFQNPKNQRTLQFLNKVAER